The following proteins are co-located in the Triticum aestivum cultivar Chinese Spring chromosome 1A, IWGSC CS RefSeq v2.1, whole genome shotgun sequence genome:
- the LOC123046841 gene encoding nucleolar complex protein 2 homolog, translated as MSDSDEYVDLPVSDEEEDEWEGEDEADEEEVQGSSKKKAKQHIDQLKRLQEKDPEFFKYLEECDKELLEFNDDDIADDQKSDEEPKSVPKEEPKESVKPITMEMVDSWCKGAEDGKIGSIRSILQAFRRACHYGEDSGDNSAPKFSVMSGSVLDKVMHYVLKNMDSILRQLLGAPSFGGKKEKISELMMTNSWKRNGNLMRVYLVNALHMITEMTDDQMIAFTILRVRASAVFLAAFPSLLRKYVKTLLYTWARGRGAMPFISFLFLRDLCVQVGPDCLDTCLKGIYKAYLVNCKLSKSISGSKLQHIQFLGNCVKELYIVDPQSAYQHAFVFIRQLAVILRGALTERGPKTSKDKKQKERNKPTNKQLEKSYQKVYDWQFIFCLELWTGVVCGCSSEEDFRPLAYPLTQIIHGVACLVPSARYFPVRIRCVKMLNCIAEATGTFIPVSSLLLDMLEMKELRGRPDGGVGKAVNLFNVKQVDKKMVKTRAFQEACIYSVVDELAKHLAQWSYSVAFIEMSFLPLVQLRNFCKTIKADRFRKEMKDLIRQVEANVEYISSKRAGITFPPNDPAVDSFLQAEKEVRSSPLSEYVATLHQRAQNRIDSLDETSVIVGAESSTFSKRLSEAQKQQEEHDDSEEPIAFSKNLLAEKKKTKAAKEKSKKRARDDDDVPAEEDVVEDLILSSDEEAEDENDGLGSDEDGSAPVEDDSDEDFVDPDSAWKKQKEEKLKKRSKYKPSNKASSKTKRKPHPKKKAKH; from the exons TGGACCTGCCCGtctcggacgaggaggaggatgagtgGGAGGGTGAAGACGAAGCTGACGAGGAGGAGGTGCAGGGAAGCTCTAAGAAGAAGGCCAAGCAGCACATCGACCAACTGAAGAGGCTGCAGGAAAAG GATCCCGAGTTCTTTAAATATTTGGAAGAGTGTGATAAAGAGCTCTTGGAATTCAATGATGATGACATCGCT GATGATCAAAAAAGTGACGAGGAACCTAAATCTGTCCCTAAGGAGGAGCCAAAAGAAAGTGTTAAACCAATTACGATGGAAATGGTTGATTCCTGGTGCAAAGGGGCCGAAGATGGGAAGATAGGTTCTATCAGGTCTATTCTTCAAGCCTTCAGGAGAGCCTGCCATTATGGCGAGGACAGTGGGGACAATTCAGCACCAAAATTCAGTGTCATGTCCGGTAGTGTACTCGACAAAGTCATGCACTACGTTTTGAAGAACATGGATAGCATCCTTCGCCAATTACTCGGTGCCCCTAGCTTTGGAGGGAAGAAAGAGAAAATCAGTGAGCTGATGATGACTAATTCATGGAAGAGGAATGGCAATCTAATGAGGGTATATCTTGTCAATGCACTCCATATGATAACCGAGATGACTGATGACCAAATGATCGCATTTACTATTCTCCGTGTCAGAGCATCAGCTGTTTTTCTGGCAGCCTTCCCTTCTCTCCTGAGGAAGTATGTTAAG ACCCTGTTGTATACCTGGGCTAGAGGTCGAGGTGCCATGCCCTTTATTTCCTTTTTGTTCCTCCGAGACTTGTGTGTTCAAGTAGGTCCGGATTGCCTTGACACATGCCTCAAGGGTATCTACAAGGCTTATTTGGTGAACTGCAAGTTGTCCAAGTCTATCAGCGGATCGAAACTGCAGCACATTCAATTTCTTGGGAATTGCGTCAAAGAATTGTATATCGTGGACCCTCAAAGTGCTTATCAACATGCTTTTGTTTTCATTCGTCAATTGGCAGTTATCCTAAGAGGTGCTCTTACCGAAAGAGGACCAAAG ACATCAAAGGACAAAAAGCAGAAAGAAAGAAACAAACCAACGAACAAACAGCTGGAG AAATCCTACCAAAAAGTTTATGATTGGCAATTTATATTCTGCCTTGAGCTTTGGACAGGTGTTGTGTGTGGATGTAGTTCTGAGGAAGATTTCCGGCCTTTGGCCTATCCGTTAACCCAGATAATACACGGTGTAGCATGTCTTGTACCGAGTGCACGTTACTTCCCTGTACGCATTAGATGTGTAAAGATGCTTAATTGCATTGCCGAAGCCACCGGTACCTTTATTCCGGTGTCCTCTCTGTTGCTTGATATGCTAGAAATGAAAGAACTTAGAGGCCGTCCAGATGGTGGTGTTGGCAAAGCAGTGAATCTGTTCAATGTTAAACAG GTAGATAAGAAAATGGTGAAGACACGTGCCTTTCAGGAAGCTTGCATTTACTCTGTGGTTGATGAGCTGGCTAAGCATTTGGCGCAGTGGAGCTACTCTGTTGCCTTCATCGAGATGTCCTTTTTGCCACTTGTTCAACTTCGGAACTTTTGCAAAACCATCAAGGCTGACAGATTTCGAAAAGAGATGAAGGATCTTATTCGTCAG GTAGAGGCAAATGTTGAGTACATAAGCTCAAAGCGTGCCGGAATTACATTCCCCCCCAATGATCCAGCTGTAGATTCATTTCTACAG GCTGAGAAGGAAGTACGGTCAAGCCCTCTCTCAGAATATGTTGCTACTCTACATCAGAGAGCACAGAACAGAATCGATTCTTTGGATGAGACAAG TGTTATCGTGGGTGCAGAGTCCTCTACCTTTTCGAAGAGGCTATCAGAGGCACAGAAGCAACAGGAGGAACATGATGATAGTGAAGAACCCATTGCTTTCAGTAAGAACTTGTTGGCGGAGAAGAAGAAAACAAA AGCTGCAAAGGAGAAGAGCAAGAAACGAGCCCGTGACGACGATGATGTGCCTGCGGAGGAGGATGTGGTCGAGGATTTGATCTTGAGTTCGGACGAGGAAGCGGAAGATGAGAACGATGGCCTCGGATCAGACGAGGATGGCTCCGCGCCTGTTGAAGATGACAGCGACGAGGACTTTGTGGACCCAGACAGCGCGTGGAAGAAACAGAAGGAGGAGAAGCTAAAGAAACGGAGCAAGTACAAACCGTCGAACAAGGCATCCTCCAAAACCAAAAGGAAACCCCACCCTAAGAAGAAAGCAAAACATTAA